From one Triticum aestivum cultivar Chinese Spring chromosome 4B, IWGSC CS RefSeq v2.1, whole genome shotgun sequence genomic stretch:
- the LOC123092907 gene encoding wall-associated receptor kinase-like 14, with amino-acid sequence MRGAVLLLPLLAAVLLPAAAAAGGGNGSCVRSCGGMTLPYPFGFSSDCTIRLGCDVGAGVVFVGGTRELGLVVRNFTPRALILKLQPNCSRLFNASVAALFSDSYAPASRNALVVSSCAEAAQISNCSSSPERFLDRNSSHCTDESIRCIVPPTNSTRGHHFLNKSEVLRSNCTGLVSAVSYSDAGGPSLLLGALELDWWVPGPCRCDARANCTQFPATRTRPEAFQCECPEGLEGDGFVEGTGCREVSKSKCDRSNYLSRDCGKIVLVGLIMAGIIFGAMVMGIGCVVCHVLKRRSASIRSQQSTKRLLSEADCTVPLYSYREIERATSGFSEDQRLGTGAYGTVYAGRLSDNRLVAVKRIKHRDNADGGLDSVMNEVKLVSSVSHRHLVRLLGCCIEQGQQILVYEFMPNGTLAQHLQRERGRPAVPWTVRLRVAAETAKAIAYLHSEVHPPIYHRDIKSSNILLDHEYNSKVADFGLSRMGMTSVDSSHISTAPQGTPGYVDPQYHQNFHLSDKSDVYSFGVVLVEIITAMKVVDFSRGPSEVNLAQLAVEKIGRGCVDDIVDPFLDPHRDAWTLTSIHKVAELAFRCLAFHSEIRPSMAEVADELEQIQVSGWAPSNDDAAFMSTTSSLCSSAPSRGTDKSLGPDKGRGEALSTSAPAMAVAARETEKGAAGSSPVSVQERWFSDRSSPSSNSLLGNSSSLH; translated from the exons ATGCGCGGTGCGGTGCTGCTGTTGCCGCTGCTGGCGGCCGTGCTGCTgcccgcggcggccgcggccggcgGAGGCAACGGGAGCTGCGTGCGGAGCTGCGGCGGCATGACGCTGCCGTACCCGTTCGGCTTCTCCAGCGACTGCACGATACGGCTCGGTTGCGATGTCGGGGCCGGCGTTGTGTTCGTCGGCGGCACGCGAGAGCTGGGTCTGGTCGTCCGCAACTTCACGCCGCGCGCGCTCATCCTCAAACTGCAGCCCAACTGCTCTCGCTTGTTCAATGCGTCCGTCGCGGCGCTCTTCTCCGACAGCTATGCGCCCGCCTCCCGGAATGCGCTCGTCGTCAGCTCATGCGCCGAGGCTGCTCAAATCAGCAACTGCAGCAGTTCGCCTGAGCGCTTCCTTGACAGGAACTCGTCCCACTGCACCGACGAGTCCATCCGCTGCATCGTGCCTCCTACCAACAGCACACGCGGCCACCATTTTCTGAACAAAAGCGAGGTGCTCAGGTCGAACTGCACCGGGCTGGTGTCGGCGGTGAGCTATTCGGATGCAGGGGGCCCGTCGCTGCTGCTCGGCGCGCTGGAGCTGGACTGGTGGGTACCGGGGCCTTGCCGCTGTGATGCCAGAGCCAACTGCACCCAGTTCCCGGCGACAAGGACGCGGCCGGAGGCGTTCCAGTGCGAGTGCCCGGAGGGGCTCGAGGGCGACGGCTTCGTCGAAGGCACCGGTTGCCGGGAAG TTTCCAAGTCCAAGTGCGATCGCTCAAATTACCTATCAAGAGATTGTGGCAAGATCGTTCTCGTTGGTCTTATCATGGCAG GAATAATTTTTGGAGCCATGGTGATGGGCATCGGCTGCGTGGTGTGCCACGTGCTGAAGCGCCGTTCCGCGTCCATCCGGTCGCAGCAGAGCACGAAGCGGCTCCTGTCGGAGGCGGACTGCACGGTGCCACTCTACTCGTACCGCGAGATCGAGCGCGCCACCAGCGGCTTCTCCGAGGACCAGCGGCTCGGCACGGGCGCCTACGGCACGGTGTACGCGGGGCGCCTCAGCGACAACCGCCTCGTCGCCGTGAAGCGGATCAAGCACCGCGACAACGCCGACGGTGGCCTGGACTCCGTCATGAACGAGGTGAAGCTGGTGTCCTCCGTGAGCCACCGCCACCTGGTCCGCCTCCTGGGCTGCTGCATCGAGCAGGGCCAGCAGATCCTGGTCTACGAGTTCATGCCCAACGGCACGCTGGCGCAGCACCTGCAGAGGGAGCGCGGCCGCCCCGCCGTGCCGTGGACGGTGCGCCTCCGCGTGGCCGCCGAGACCGCCAAGGCCATCGCGTACCTGCACTCGGAGGTGCACCCGCCCATCTACCACCGCGACATCAAATCCAGCAACATCCTGCTCGACCACGAGTACAACTCCAAGGTGGCCGACTTCGGGCTGTCCCGGATGGGCATGACGTCCGTCGACTCGTCGCACATCTCCACCGCGCCGCAGGGCACCCCGGGCTACGTCGACCCGCAGTACCACCAGAACTTCCACCTCTCCGACAAgagcgacgtgtacagcttcggcgtgGTGCTGGTGGAGATCATCACGGCCATGAAGGTTGTCGACTTCAGCCGGGGCCCCAGCGAGGTCAACCTGGCGCAGCTCGCTGTGGAGAAGATCGGCAGGGGCTGCGTGGACGACATCGTCGACCCCTTCCTGGACCCGCACCGGGACGCGTGGACCCTCACGTCCATCCACAAGGTGGCGGAGCTGGCGTTCAGGTGCCTGGCGTTCCACAGCGAGATCAGGCCGTCCATGGCCGAGGTCGCCGACGAGCTGGAGCAGATACAGGTCAGCGGGTGGGCGCCGTCGAATGACGACGCCGCGTTCATGTCGACCACGTCGTCGCTCTGCTCGTCGGCGCCGTCGCGCGGCACGGACAAGTCGTTGGGGCCGGACAAAGGCAGGGGCGAGGCATTGTCGACGTCTGCCCCGGCGATGGCAGTGGCAGCGCGGGAAACGGAGAAGGGCGCGGCGGGGTCCTCCCCTGTGTCCGTCCAGGAGAGGTGGTTCAGCGACAGGAGCTCCCCTTCCTCCAATAGCCTGCTCGGGAATAGCAGCTCGCTTCACTGA
- the LOC123092908 gene encoding conserved oligomeric Golgi complex subunit 6: MAAALAPGVSRKLKKVLETRTDSPDLLASLGALSTFYEHNTPQARRNLKSSVEQRALAINRHFLDASLPAQKALDRVEGEVHALDDSWKKIEEALSSCSASTGDIISTTERLQQELEVITQRQEIVSCFLRDYQLSNEEIHALREEDIDEKFFKALLHVQEIHSNCKVLLRTHHQRAGLELMDMMSVYQEGAYERLCRWVQVECKKLGDTDNPEVSELLKKAVRCLKERPVLFKYCAEEVANMRHHALFRRFISALTRGGPGGLPRPIEVHAHDPLRYVGDMLGWLHQALASERELIAALLDPDAISDSGPANHRHSVREGDSSKGESDFTFVLDRIFEGACRPFKVRVEQVLQSQPSLIVSYKLSNTLEFYGYTISELLGVDTSLCNTIWSLRDATQRTFFNILKSRGEKLLRYPPLVAVDLSPPPAVREGVSLLLELISTYNSMMISASGKGLNFDPVISAILDPIIQMCEQAAEAQKSKGALARRGRTSSEPIGSKIDSISVDAILSKKSSTSVLSGESSSKVYLINCLSAIEEPLMDQEVATSYVKNLRSMIETHTRALVDKEADSILSKCGLSSKMPYMKNYSSTDGEDDARPLADVVETSPQMLLECLKAFYGIVTGTEGSLPEFEQLQVPRLRSDACYGLARALAEAYELIYKAVMDPKNCYPDPRSLVKHSPEQIRTILEI; the protein is encoded by the exons atggcggcggcgctggcgcCGGGGGTGTCCCGGAAGCTGAAGAAGGTGCTCGAGACGCGGACGGACAGCCCAGATCTGCTGGCCTCGCTGGGCGCGCTCTCCACCTTCTACGAGCACAACACCCCGCAGGCGCGCCGCAACCTCAAGTCCTCCGTCGAGCAGCGCGCGCTCGCCATCAACCGCCACTTCCTCGACGCCTCCCTCCCCGCCCAGAAG GCGTTGGATCGCGTCGAGGGGGAAGTGCACGCGCTGGACGATTCCTGGAAGAA GATTGAGGAAGCATTGAGCAGCTGTAGTGCAAGTACAGGGGATATCATCAGTACAACGGAGAGGTTGCAACAAGAACTTGAGGTTATCACTCAGCGCCAGGAAATTGTATCATGTTTCCTGCGGGATTACCAACTTTCAAATGAAGAG ATACATGCACTCCGGGAAGAAGATATAGATGAGAAATTCTTTAAGGCACTATtgcatgtccaagaaatccattcGAACTGCAAGGTTCTGCTGCGAACACACCACCAG cGTGCTGGTTTGGAACTTATGGATATGATGTCCGTGTACCAAGAAGGAGCTTATGAAAGATTATGCAG GTGGGTTCAAGTTGAGTGTAAAAAACTAGGTGATACTGATAATCCTGAAGTAAGTGAACTTTTGAAGAAGGCTGTTCGGTGCCTGAAGGAAAGGCCTGTTCTGTTCAAGTACTGCGCAGAAGAG GTTGCCAATATGAGGCATCATGCCTTATTCAGGCGGTTTATAAGTGCTCTTACTAGAGGTGGACCCGGAGGGCTCCCAAGACCAATAGAAGTGCATGCTCATGATCCTCTTCGTTATGTAGGCGATATGCTGGGATGGCTACATCAG GCACTTGCATCTGAAAGGGAGCTTATAGCTGCGCTGCTTGATCCGGATGCAATAAGTGACAGTGGTCCAGCTAATCATCGTCATTCTGTAAGAGAAGGTGATTCATCCAAAGGAGAATCTGATTTCACTTTTGTTCTCGATAGAATATTTGAAGGGGCATGCCGACCGTTTAAAGTTCGAGTCGAGCAAGTTCTGCAGTCACAACCAAGTCTGATAGTTTCTTACAAACTTAGTAATACCCTGGAATTTTATGGTTACACG ATATCAGAACTGCTGGGTGTAGACACATCATTGTGCAATACAATATGGTCACTTAGAGATGCAACACAGCGGACATTCTTCAACATCCTGAAGAGCCGTGGAGAAAAGTTATTGCGATATCCTCCACTTGTTgcggttgacctctctcccccaCCAGCAGTGAGGGAGGGAGTTTCTCTGTTGCTTGAGCTCATAAGTACCTACAATAGCATGATGATTTCTGCCTCTGGAAAAGGGTTAAACTTTGATCCAGTCATTTCTGCAATATTGGATCCTATAATTCAG ATGTGTGAGCAAGCCGCAGAGGCACAAAAGTCAAAAGGTGCACTTGCACGGCGTGGTAGAACTAGTTCTGAACCTATCGGAAGTAAGATAGATTCAATCTCAGTTGATGCTATTCTATCAAAGAAATCATCAACATCTGTCCTG AGTGGTGAATCTTCGTCCAAAGTTTACCTCATCAACTGCTTATCAGCTATTGAGGAACCATTGATGGATCAGGAGGTTGCTACAAGCTATGTGAAAAACCTTCGCTCTATGATCGAAACACACACGCGTGCCTTGGTAGATAAAGAAGCTGATAGCATTCTCAGTAAGTGTGGATTGTCAAGTAAGATGCCATACATGAAGAACTACAGCTCTACTGACGGCGAGGATGATGCAAGACCTCTGGCAGATGTTGTGGAGACATCACCACAAATGCTTCTGGAGTGCTTGAAAGCTTTCTATGGTATTGTGACTGGAACAGAAGGCTCCTTGCCGGAATTCGAGCAGCTGCAGGTTCCAAGGTTACGCTCAGACGCGTGCTATGGTTTGGCGAGAGCACTAGCAGAAGCTTACGAGCTCATTTACAAGGCGGTGATGGATCCAAAGAACTGTTATCCTGACCCAAGATCGTTGGTCAAGCATTCGCCGGAGCAGATAAGAACTATACTGGAAATCTGA
- the LOC123092906 gene encoding nuclear pore complex protein NUP133: MFSPAIRKPHFHRREKEEATPSPPPPAPAHSPSPGGFALSDRPATGTPAPWTTSSLLARISTSKQTDRAGDSDQIQPVRVAEFPQVVRNAQANLLQRNFAGKSMLVGGIDKETSLAWMICGNELFIWSYLAAVAKDCLALEIPSSLVGDKDGKPLSGNQWTVCIMRWHSSGPSTRNSGDMLHRRSSTGLILCNRRTQAIAYWPDIYDETSSKGPVLSLSGHSDTSASGAISGCYRFNSLIAASVPGAAHECIAIASEPTGALWLFQCSPLRIHRREVHRDTLGDNGTDHSQKNNGGRSLVWLPSNESSEAAERKFFLLTSQGIQCWGISLLHGINVKILGSQEIVGNDGELGIKKDIAGQKNIWLLDMQIDERGKEFNILVATFCKDRVSGSNYTQYSLLTMLYKSNQKFPSENNVVKCERFLEKKAPAQVIIPKARVEDEEFLFSMRLKTGGKPSGSVTILSGDGKATVAIYWRGSTRLYQFDLPWDAGKVFDASIIPSAEDRDEGAWVVLTEKAGIWAIPEKAVLVGGVEPPERSLSRKGSCNEAVAEEKRRSQAFSASIVPRRVSSEAWSAGDRQRSALTGVAQQAVVDEEAEMLLNRLFHDFILSGAVHEALQKLRVAGAFEKEGEMNVFVRVSKSIVNTLSKHWTTTREAEFLASTIVSSLAEKRQKHEKFLQFLVLSKCHEELSSKQRAAMLSVMEHGEKLSGMIHLRELQNALSQQSSSTRLSPQSKTPTAGALWNLIQLVGEKARRNTVLLMDRDNAEVFYSRVSDIEDLFYCLSHQLRYIITGEEHPSVQMQRALELSNACVTLVQAALHYRAEYKDWYPSPEGLITWNSQPVVRSGIWNLASSVMELLREPGSAGMPMKSNLWSQLEGLTDILLEGYIGLLTAKFERGEDHGVLAQEYCERRDELLGSLYDLAKQIIEAKYQESSEGNDNPDLKESIFREVTSPILATAKRHEGYQTLWQICYDISDTVLLRNLMHDSIGPQGGFSFYVFKQLINSRSSAKLLRLGEEFQEELANFLKDRSDLLWLHEICLNQFSTASETLHTCALLSSPGEDADLTSTRKSLSFVERRRLLYLSKIAATAGKDVDYEVKVAQIDADIRILNLQEAIVQHDPEYAQGKHASKLLPPSELIEMCMKRGRELSLKAFEVFAWTGSSFRSSNKGLLEACWTNAADQDDWVELSQASVSEGWSDEVIQESLQGTVLFNASRLCYSSDAVVFDGTFEEVLPVRKEDVHARGLEAKCFSVEEVLMQHDAFPDAGKLMMTAVVMGKELSYAGPADEPVDMDS; the protein is encoded by the exons ATGTTCTCGCCGGCGATCCGGAAACCCCACTTCCACCgcagggagaaggaggaggcgacCCCTTCACCCCCTCCTCCTGCTCCCGCCCACTCCCCTTCCCCTGGTGGATTCGCCCTCTCCGACCGCCCCGCCACGGGCACCCCGGCCCCATggaccacctcctccctcctcGCCAG GATTTCGACATCAAAGCAAACAGACAGGGCCGGCGATTCTGACCAGATCCAACCAGTGCGCGTAGCAGAGTTTCCCCAAGTCGTGAGGAATGCACAAGCCAACCTTCTGCAGAGGAATTTTGCCG GCAAGAGCATGCTTGTAGGTGGCATTGATAAAGAAACATCCCTTGCATGGATGATATGTGGAAATGAGCTTTTTATCTGGAGCTACTTGGCTGCTGTTGCAAAAGATTGTCTTGCACTTGAGATCCCGTCTTCGCTTGTGGGAGACAAAGACGGAAAACCCCTCTCTGGTAACCAGTGGACGGTTTGCATCATGAGATGGCATAGTAGTGGTCCATCAACAAGGAATAGTGGAGATATGTTGCACCGAAGAAGTTCGACTGGTCTTATCCTCTGCAACAGAAGAACACAAGCTATTGCGTATTGGCCTGATATCTATGATGAAACTAGTAGCAAGGGTCCAGTTCTTAGTTTATCTGGCCACAGTGACACATCTGCAAGTGGTGCCATATCTGGCTGTTACAGGTTTAACTCGCTAATTGCAGCTTCCGTTCCAGGAGCCGCTCATGAATGTATTGCGATTGCTTCTGAGCCAACAGGTGCTTTATGGTTGTTTCAGTGTTCACCACTGAGAATTCACCGAAGAGAAGTCCATCGTGATACATTAGGAGATAATGGTACTGATCATTCTCAGAAAAATAATGGTGGAAGATCCTTGGTTTGGCTACCAAGCAATGAATCATCCGAGGCTGCTGAACGGAAGTTCTTTTTGTTGACTAGCCAGGGAATACAATGTTGGGGCATCTCACTCTTGCATGGAATCAATGTAAAAATATTAGGGTCTCAGGAAATTGTTGGTAATGATGGGGAGTTGGGCATAAAAAAGGACATAGCTGGTCAAAAGAACATCTGGCTTTTGGACATGCAGATAGATGAGCGCGGGAAGGAATTTAATATTCTTGTTGCTACCTTCTGCAAAGACCGGGTGAGTGGGTCAAACTACACTCAGTATTCACTTCTGACAATGCTGTACAAATCTAACCAAAAGTTTCCATCCGAAAACAATGTGGTTAAATGTGAAAGGTTTTTGGAGAAAAAAGCTCCTGCTCAGGTGATAATCCCTAAAGCTCGAGTGGAGGATGAAGAATTTTTGTTCTCCATGAGGCTAAAAACTGGCGGCAAGCCTTCTGGCTCAGTGACCATCTTATCAGGTGATGGAAAAGCAACGGTGGCCATCTATTGGAGGGGCTCTACCCGACTCTATCAATTTGATCTGCCTTGGGATGCTGGAAAGGTTTTTGATGCTTCCATTATCCCATCTGCTGAGGATAGGGATGAAGGAGCTTGGGTTGTTCTCACAGAAAAGGCAGGAATCTGGGCAATACCTGAGAAGGCTGTATTAgttggtggggttgagcctccagaGCGCAGCTTATCACGAAAAGGTAGCTGTAATGAAGCAGTCGCTGAAGAGAAAAGGAGAAGTCAAGCATTCAGTGCCAGTATTGTTCCCAGAAGAGTTAGCTCTGAGGCTTGGAGTGCTGGAGACAGGCAAAGATCAGCATTAACAGGCGTAGCCCAGCAGGCTGTGGTTGATGAAGAGGCTGAGATGTTACTTAATCGGCTGTTTCATGATTTTATTTTGTCTGGCGCTGTTCATGAGGCACTTCAAAAGCTTAGAGTAGCAGGGGCATTTGAGAAAGAGGGTGAGATGAACGTATTTGTTCGAGTAAGCAAATCTATTGTAAACACATTATCTAAGCACTGGACAACAACTAGAGAAGCTGAATTTCTTGCTTCAACAATTGTTTCATCCCTTGCTGAGAAACGTCAAAAACATGAGAAATTCCTTCAATTTCTTGTCTTGTCCAAGTGCCATGAAGAACTATCTTCAAAACAAA GAGCTGCAATGCTAAGTGTCATGGAACATGGAGAAAAGCTCTCTGGAATGATCCATCTTAGAGAATTACAAAATGCCCTTAGCCAGCAGAGTTCAAGCACACGTTTATCACCTCAGTCCAAAACCCCAACTGCTGGTGCACTGTGGAATCTCATTCAGCTGGTCGGTGAGAAAGCTCGACGGAACACTGTTCTATTAATGGATCGTGATAACGCTGAAGTTTTCTACAGTAGAGTTTCTGATATAGAGGATCTATTTTATTGTTTGTCGCATCAACTTCGGTATATCATAACCGGAGAAGAACACCCATCTGTTCAGATGCAACGTGCACTTGAGTTATCAAATgcctgtgtgaccttagttcaggCAGCATTGCACTACAGAGCGGAGTACAAGGACTGGTATCCTTCTCCTGAAGGGCTGATAACATGGAACAGTCAGCCTGTAGTGCGGTCTGGAATCTGGAACCTGGCATCATCTGTGATGGAGCTTTTGAGAGAACCAGGATCTGCAGGCATGCCAATGAAATCTAATCTATGGTCTCAGCTGGAAGGACTCACAGATATACTACTGGAGGGATATATTGGTCTATTAACTGCCAAATTTGAACGTGGGGAGGACCATGGTGTGCTAGCCCAAGAATACTGTGAACGGAGAGATGAGCTTCTTGGATCCCTTTATGACCTTGCAAAGCAAATTATAGAAGCAAAATATCAG GAGTCAAGTGAAGGCAATGACAATCCTGATCTGAAAGAATCTATATTTAGAGAGGTCACTTCTCCTATTTTGGCAACAGCTAAACGGCATGAAGGGTACCAAACGTTGTGGCAGATTTGCTATGATATCAGTGATACGGTTCTCCTCCGCAATCTTATG CATGATAGTATAGGACCTCAGGGGGGATTCAGTTTCTACGTTTTTAAACAGCTAATCAACAGCCGGAGTTCCGCTAAGCTGTTAAGGCTGGGAGAAGAATTCCAGGAAGAGCTAGCTAATTTTCTGAAAGACCGTAGCGATCTTTTGTGGCTGCACGAGATATGCTTAAATCAGTTCTCAACTGCTTCAGAGACTCTTCATACCTGTGCTCTGCTTTCAAGTCCTGGAGAAGATGCTGACCTAACAAGCACCAGAAAGTCGCTGTCCTTTGTTGAAAGAAGACGTCTTCTCTATCTCTCTAAAATTGCCGCAACAGCAG GTAAGGATGTTGATTATGAAGTAAAGGTTGCACAGATAGATGCTGATATCCGGATTCTAAATCTTCAG GAAGCGATTGTTCAGCATGATCCAGAATATGCACAGGGCAAACATGCAAGCAAGCTTCTTCCGCCATCAGAACTAATTGAGATGTGCATGAAGAGAGGCCGCGAGCTCTCTCTCAAAGCCTTCGAAGTATTTGCTTGGACAGGCTCCTCGTTCCGAAGCTCCAACAAAGGCCTTCTAGAGGCTTGCTGGACGAACGCAGCCGACCAGGATGACTGGGTTGAGCTCTCACAGGCATCAGTTTCAGAAGGCTGGAGCGATGAAGTCATCCAAGAATCTCTTCAGGGAACGGTCCTCTTCAACGCTTCGAGGCTGTGCTACAGCTCGGACGCGGTGGTGTTCGACGGCACGTTCGAGGAGGTGCTCCCCGTGAGGAAAGAGGACGTGCACGCGAGAGGCCTGGAGGCCAAGTGTTTCTCGGTGGAGGAGGTGCTGATGCAGCACGACGCCTTTCCGGACGCCGGTAAGCTGATGATGACGGCGGTGGTCATGGGCAAGGAACTATCATATGCTGGCCCGGCAGATGAACCTGTGGACATGGACTCGTGA